In the genome of Deinococcus radiopugnans ATCC 19172, the window AACGATTCAGGGACCGGGTGAGTTCAGCATCCGGGTGTACGACGTAGAGACTGCGCTGGTCTTGGCGCAGGCGCGTGCGGGAGTCGGCGTTCAGTTGGCTGGTTGGAATGAATGAGCTGCCCGTTGGTGATCCTAGACGCTGAAACAGTGCTGGAGGAACGACGTACACTGCGCCATGTGCCGAAAGTTCTGGGGCGGAATCCGGCACTGTGACGGGGCGTCGGGACGCTTCAGGAGCCATTCTTTTTCCGCCAGGCGTAGCGTTTGGAGACGGTAAAGGCGCTGTGGAGCGACTGTTCGGCCTCCTTCCGGGTGTATGGTTCAATTTGATTCTTGGCATTTGTCGCTGGTACCCGGTCAGCGAAGGTGTGCATATGGGGCAATGCCTCTGAGAGCGTGTAGCCATTGTCTCTCAATTGCGTCGCCAGCCAAAAACCCGCCTTGTTGCGCCCAGTGGAAGTTTGGGCCAAGGCTCGCGTCACCAAGCGTTCAGGCGATGCTGACTGCGTTACGGGAAGCTCGTCAGATTGAACAGGCTGTTTCGCGCCTACAGGCGGCCTTGTACTGGGACTTGCCTCCTGTGCGTTCAGAAGCTGCCTCAGCTCAGAGGGCAGGATTTCCATATTCTCAAGATCATCGAATGAGCGGAGTTGCTCATAGGTCCCAGCGGCATTGTGGCTTGGGGGTAAAATGGCATACCCACCATCGCCCCGAATGTCCAGACCAGGCCACTCCTGTCCCAACACTCCAGCAACTTTTGCGCTGACCGTTCGTACCGGCGAACCCGGGTGTCGGAGGTAGAGGTGGTACCCACCGCTTCCCGTTCTCACATGTGGATTCCACCCCATACGCTTACGCAGAAGCTCTCCAGCCTCGCCATCGAGATCGAGAACCACGACACCGCTCAATGCACCAGTGATGACGGCAATGCCCTTTCCGGCAGGCTCTCCAAACCAGGTCTCCACGTCTGAGACGGTGGGCCGGGTGCGTTGCAGGGCGGCCCAGGAGGGGGCCTTGCGTTGTTTAACTGTCCGGGTGTGTCCTGTTGCTACCAAAATAGGGTGCGGCTGTTTGGCCCTTGCCCCATTGGCCTGGACAGGCAGGATGCTCCAGTCCCTTGCCAAGTAAGCCAGGGCAGCGTTCAATAACGTCGTGTCAGGTGTAGATGCGTTCATATCGTCATCCTTGCTGCCGTGTGGGCGGTAGCCACCCCTTCTCATCCTGCGGACGTAGTTCGCCGTCCGCCCATCCCGTAGGGTGGGCAGCGGCTTTAGCTCGTTACACTTCTTTGGATCAGCGAAGTCGATTTTTCACTGTCCCAGAGGCGTCCGCGAAAAATGAGCGAGTCAGTCGATTGTGGGAGGCGAGTCAGTTGGGTGTGGGGAGCAAGTCAGTCGCCTGGGGGAGATTTGTTCCGCTGGAGTGGCAGGCCACCGATCCAGGCCGGGGGGGCTTGAATAACAACGATGGAGGCCAGCCACTGATCCACGGCTCCTGACACCCCGGCTCCGGTTCGCATCTTCGCGGCGTCGCGCTCCGCGTAATGCCAGTGATCGAGGATGCCCAGACCCTCTAATTTATCCAATGCTGCCTCGAAATACTCGCGTGGTC includes:
- a CDS encoding bifunctional DNA primase/polymerase, with the protein product MNASTPDTTLLNAALAYLARDWSILPVQANGARAKQPHPILVATGHTRTVKQRKAPSWAALQRTRPTVSDVETWFGEPAGKGIAVITGALSGVVVLDLDGEAGELLRKRMGWNPHVRTGSGGYHLYLRHPGSPVRTVSAKVAGVLGQEWPGLDIRGDGGYAILPPSHNAAGTYEQLRSFDDLENMEILPSELRQLLNAQEASPSTRPPVGAKQPVQSDELPVTQSASPERLVTRALAQTSTGRNKAGFWLATQLRDNGYTLSEALPHMHTFADRVPATNAKNQIEPYTRKEAEQSLHSAFTVSKRYAWRKKNGS